In Apis mellifera strain DH4 linkage group LG1, Amel_HAv3.1, whole genome shotgun sequence, the sequence TTTCTTCTGCAATCGGGAATTGTGATGAGAAGCACGAAATTTATAGGCCAAGTAATCAACCACCAAATTCGTTCACATTTCGATTTTGGCCAATTCGtcatatttacaatttcaactagaaaacaaaagaaatattttataattttataattatagtatttaatttattaatagtatttattatagtatttaatattttataattatatatatactatgtaCACTACACTATGTTTTTCGTTTAATCCATATTACTTACGCGATTCATCTTCTTCACtcgattctaataaattaatatctatgtttttaatatctgaaagaataaataaatgatatttttataaataaaaattaattacacatAATTCacagaattgaataaaaaattaatcaatataaataataccattagaaaataaaggagttttttcagaaagattcttatattttttttttgttcttgttacatattgaataaattgatgTATATTACGATCGAAACACATTactgaaacgataaaaatttatatataatagagctataaaaacaaacaatctatgcgaaaatatttataaatatatataatgttaaatataataataaaataaaacataatatatatatatatatatatatatatatatatatatatatatatatatatatatattacatatataaatgttttctttaaattattatattaaattatattagaaaaagtttatatcattatcgatattagaattttaaaaatatttgaatttttaatatatttttttacttacttttgataaaaaaaataataaaaaataatggagaatcaatttaataatatatgcatatatcatAAACTtacctaaaatatataaaaaatatgagagAACAAGAATCAATGCTTCGTACCATTCAATACGACCATCTCGTAaagtcaaaattaataaaaaaacagtaATTGCATATGCAATAGTGTCTCGCGTTACAGGCCATGCTTCCAAGTTCAATATCTGCaaagaaatttactttaattgttttttttatttttttcattttttatatatatatttcatttcacatATAATCAATAgcatttcatttattgataaataaaaaaaattatacctgATTTGCAAATAAACCACAGCATGCAGGTACCgctaatatattgaaaaccgCAGAACCAACAATCGTACCAACACCTAAATCTCCCTCTGTAATAAAAGTACCtacaatattaatgaatagtTCCGGACTAGAAGTAGCTGTTGCCATAATCGTCGCTCCTGCGACATCTTCTGAAACGTTAAtctctgaaaaattaaatatatataatgattttaaaaatattttttttgtaattttttttctcctttgagaattaaaatttaaaaaatttcacttttctttctttattttttttaaatgaaagttaTATGTAACTTACTatcgcaaatttttttaattgatggcACAAAAAAATCATCACAAACAATAGCAagtaataaaaacatataaattgcTATTACAAAATGTATCAATATAAATCCCAATTGTCTTTGTTCTCGGGTAAGACCATCAGATGGAAATTCTTTGATCGCTGGAGGAGTACAATTTTCTGCTCTGTTTTTTCCAGGTTCAATAGTAGTTAAtccaatttgtaataattttcgaaattcttaaaaaaaatagtatatttttctaataataaataatatataatataatttaaatttataataatgaaatataaattattaaaaaaaaacaataatacttatttttgatacaaataaaatataataaaaataaaagaagaaatgaaatatttgaatagaatatttaaatcatattatcttttaattaaataatatatataaatttcttttaaaattttacaaaatatattatttatatattataatattagtatcATTTATCTTATGTATCtattatacacacacacacacatatatatataatatatatatatatatatatatgtaaaatgtgTTACGTAATCATTCTGAATTTTAGTATCTCTATATCAgttccattttttttgttcaacgTAACCATgaattcgtatatatacatgcacACATTGTAATCATCGAATGTCTACATAATTGCTCTTTATTAcctatctttattattagacattcgtttattttttaagacatAGCTAATCGTTATAGCAATAagggagaa encodes:
- the LOC412316 gene encoding sodium/potassium/calcium exchanger 3, with translation MIKKHRQMIGYKIYFMIIIPTIYLIFINILSIFFLNNTSASNPTDMQFRKLLQIGLTTIEPGKNRAENCTPPAIKEFPSDGLTREQRQLGFILIHFVIAIYMFLLLAIVCDDFFVPSIKKICDKINVSEDVAGATIMATATSSPELFINIVGTFITEGDLGVGTIVGSAVFNILAVPACCGLFANQILNLEAWPVTRDTIAYAITVFLLILTLRDGRIEWYEALILVLSYFLYILVMCFDRNIHQFIQYVTRTKKKYKNLSEKTPLFSNDIKNIDINLLESSEEDESLEIVNMTNWPKSKCERIWWLITWPINFVLLITIPDCRRNTLKSWYPLTFIMCIIWIASTSYIVGWVITVIGDTFRIPDSIMGLTFLAAGMSVPEAVSSVIVANQGHGAMGISNSIGSNVFDVLLCLGLPWFLKAALFSKEPGNHYVTINSQGLVYSSISLFSTLTVLYLSLLVGKFKLTRSVGIICLTMYIIFLVFASILELNIFFMVNLPICID